A genomic region of Quadrisphaera sp. RL12-1S contains the following coding sequences:
- a CDS encoding LacI family DNA-binding transcriptional regulator, which produces MRHPFRVREIAAQAGLSEATVDRVLHGRPGVRPSTARQVERAVADLQRQADQLQLGGRTWVLDVVVQAPLRFSVEVRTALEAELPGLRPAVVRARFHLLDGSDPAPVVAALRGAATARSDGVVLKAPLHPDVVAAVGRLAEAGVPVVTLVTDLPGSERAAYVGLDNRGAGRTAAHLVDQWLGPLDHIGDHAEDPHPEQRSAGLLHDHHRQAVLVVRSSGVDLGEDERAAGFAEVLGPRRVLEVRDDETRSRAVLDDLRETLEDDDAGGGVGAVYAMYAGAGGATAVLDALARHGQEPRVVVVHDLAAEHLALLRAGRVSAVLHHDLRTHLRRAARVLLQSRGGLPGPPRSWAAPVQVVTRFNVPLR; this is translated from the coding sequence GTGCGCCACCCCTTCCGCGTGCGTGAGATCGCCGCTCAGGCCGGCCTGTCCGAGGCCACCGTCGACCGGGTGCTGCACGGCCGCCCCGGCGTGCGGCCCTCCACCGCCCGGCAGGTGGAGCGGGCCGTCGCCGACCTGCAGCGCCAGGCCGACCAGCTGCAGCTCGGCGGGCGCACCTGGGTGCTCGACGTGGTGGTCCAGGCCCCGCTGCGCTTCTCCGTGGAGGTGCGCACGGCCCTGGAGGCCGAGCTGCCCGGCCTGCGGCCCGCGGTCGTGAGGGCGCGCTTCCACCTGCTCGACGGCTCGGACCCCGCCCCCGTGGTGGCGGCGCTGCGCGGGGCTGCGACGGCCCGCTCCGACGGCGTGGTCCTCAAGGCGCCGCTGCACCCCGACGTGGTGGCCGCCGTCGGTCGGCTGGCCGAGGCCGGGGTACCCGTGGTCACCCTGGTCACCGACCTGCCGGGCTCCGAGCGGGCGGCGTACGTGGGGCTGGACAACCGCGGTGCCGGCCGGACCGCGGCCCACCTCGTCGACCAGTGGCTGGGCCCGCTCGACCACATCGGTGATCATGCAGAAGACCCGCACCCCGAGCAGCGCAGTGCGGGTCTTCTGCATGATCACCACAGGCAGGCAGTGCTCGTGGTCCGCAGCAGCGGGGTGGACCTGGGTGAGGACGAGCGCGCCGCCGGGTTCGCCGAGGTGCTCGGCCCGCGGCGCGTGCTGGAAGTCCGCGACGACGAGACCCGCTCCCGCGCAGTGCTCGACGACCTGCGCGAGACCCTCGAGGACGACGACGCGGGCGGAGGCGTCGGGGCCGTCTACGCGATGTACGCCGGTGCGGGCGGCGCCACCGCCGTGCTCGACGCGCTCGCGCGGCACGGGCAGGAGCCGCGCGTCGTCGTCGTCCACGACCTCGCCGCCGAGCACCTGGCGCTGCTGCGCGCCGGCCGGGTCTCCGCGGTGCTCCACCACGACCTGCGCACGCACCTGCGCCGCGCCGCGCGCGTGCTCCTGCAGTCCCGCGGGGGGCTGCCCGGCCCGCCGCGGTCGTGGGCGGCCCCGGTCCAGGTGGTGACGCGGTTCAACGTCCCCCTGCGGTGA